Proteins from a single region of Chromobacterium sp. ATCC 53434:
- a CDS encoding TetR/AcrR family transcriptional regulator: protein MGETGSSRWQRKKDARPGEILDAALTLFVDKGYLATKMEDIARAAGVTKGTPYLYFQNKEEIFKAVVRETIVARVHAMSAQLEQLHGFSSSQLLMLALEDWWTHIGSTRAAGLCKLMAAEATNFPDLTRFYYDEAILPARQLLGHIIQRGMDNGEFRPLHLDYAIDTLTSPMMMTMILSHSFALVPGCCDSIAQNPLQFLKTSLQLMLQGMHQTAPQDPQ, encoded by the coding sequence ATGGGAGAAACCGGCTCCAGCCGCTGGCAGCGCAAGAAGGACGCCCGCCCGGGCGAGATACTCGACGCCGCGCTGACGCTGTTCGTCGACAAGGGCTATCTGGCGACCAAGATGGAAGACATCGCCCGCGCCGCCGGCGTCACCAAGGGCACGCCCTATCTGTATTTCCAGAACAAGGAAGAGATCTTCAAGGCGGTGGTGCGCGAAACCATCGTCGCCCGCGTCCATGCGATGAGCGCGCAGCTGGAACAGCTGCACGGCTTCAGCAGCAGCCAGTTGCTGATGCTGGCGCTGGAGGACTGGTGGACCCACATCGGCTCCACCCGCGCCGCCGGCCTGTGCAAGCTGATGGCGGCCGAGGCCACCAACTTCCCGGATCTGACGCGCTTCTACTACGACGAGGCCATCCTGCCGGCGCGCCAGCTGCTGGGCCACATCATCCAGCGCGGCATGGACAACGGCGAATTCCGCCCGCTCCATCTCGATTACGCGATCGACACGCTGACCTCGCCGATGATGATGACGATGATACTCAGCCACTCGTTCGCGCTGGTTCCCGGCTGCTGCGACAGCATCGCCCAGAACCCGCTGCAATTCCTCAAGACCTCGCTGCAACTGATGCTGCAAGGCATGCACCAGACCGCTCCCCAGGACCCGCAATGA
- the argB gene encoding acetylglutamate kinase has protein sequence MATDAAEKANILAEALPYIRQFAGKTIVIKYGGNAMTDEALKEGFAKDVVLLKLVGMNPVVVHGGGPQINDLLARVGKQGEFVQGMRVTDAETMEVVEMVLGGLVNKEIVSLINKHGGKAVGLTGKDGHFIRARKLFLKTDGDEAVDIGQVGEIETIDPSLVSLLDSQDFIPVVAPIGVGIDGEAYNINADLVAGKLAETLKAEKLVLMTNTPGVLDKQGQLLTGLTAQRIDELFADGTISGGMLPKISSALDAAKNGVSSVHIIDGRVKHALLLEILTATGVGTMIRA, from the coding sequence GTGGCAACAGACGCAGCCGAGAAGGCGAACATCCTGGCCGAGGCGCTGCCTTACATCCGCCAGTTCGCCGGCAAGACCATCGTGATCAAGTACGGCGGCAACGCGATGACCGACGAGGCGCTGAAGGAAGGCTTCGCCAAGGACGTGGTGCTGCTGAAGCTGGTGGGCATGAATCCGGTGGTGGTGCACGGCGGCGGCCCGCAGATCAACGACTTGCTGGCGCGCGTCGGCAAGCAGGGCGAGTTCGTCCAGGGCATGCGCGTCACCGACGCCGAGACCATGGAAGTGGTGGAAATGGTGTTGGGCGGCCTGGTCAACAAGGAGATCGTGTCGCTGATCAACAAGCACGGCGGCAAGGCGGTGGGCCTGACCGGCAAGGACGGCCACTTCATCCGCGCCCGCAAGCTGTTCCTGAAGACCGACGGCGACGAGGCGGTCGATATCGGCCAGGTCGGCGAGATCGAGACGATAGACCCGTCGCTGGTGTCGCTGCTGGACAGCCAGGACTTCATCCCGGTGGTGGCGCCGATCGGCGTCGGCATCGACGGCGAGGCCTACAACATCAACGCCGACCTGGTGGCCGGCAAGCTGGCCGAGACGCTGAAGGCGGAGAAGCTGGTGCTGATGACCAATACGCCGGGCGTGCTGGACAAGCAGGGCCAGCTGCTGACCGGCCTGACCGCGCAGCGCATCGACGAACTGTTCGCCGACGGCACGATTTCCGGCGGCATGCTGCCGAAGATCAGTTCGGCGCTGGACGCCGCGAAGAACGGCGTCAGCTCGGTCCACATCATAGACGGCCGCGTCAAGCACGCGCTGCTGCTGGAAATCCTGACCGCCACCGGCGTCGGCACGATGATACGGGCCTGA
- a CDS encoding CBS domain-containing protein, whose product MQTVRQLMDGKSNRALVYVTPDSTVFQALQVMAENDIGAVLVMESGDIVGIFSERDYARRIVLQGRTSAGTKVRDIMTSRVVYVTPQQTLDECMSLMTEKRIRHLPVMEGQTVLGILSIGDLVRATIDEQAQVINHLVHYIQSA is encoded by the coding sequence ATGCAGACCGTAAGACAATTGATGGATGGCAAGTCCAACCGCGCGCTGGTGTACGTGACGCCGGACAGCACGGTGTTCCAGGCGCTGCAGGTGATGGCCGAGAACGATATCGGCGCGGTGCTGGTGATGGAGTCCGGCGACATCGTCGGCATCTTCTCCGAACGCGACTACGCGCGCCGCATCGTGCTGCAGGGCCGGACCTCGGCCGGGACCAAGGTGCGCGACATCATGACCAGCCGCGTCGTCTACGTGACGCCGCAGCAGACGCTGGACGAATGCATGTCGCTGATGACCGAGAAGCGCATCCGCCACCTGCCGGTGATGGAGGGGCAGACCGTGCTCGGCATCCTGTCCATCGGCGACCTGGTGCGCGCGACGATAGACGAGCAGGCGCAGGTGATCAATCACCTGGTGCACTACATCCAGTCGGCCTGA